Sequence from the Microbacterium sp. 1.5R genome:
GACGGCCTGGTCAGGGACATACGAGCCGAGAGCGGCGAGCAGCTGATCGAGGTCGCGGTGGTCAGGCACGACGAGAACACTCGAACGGCCTGCTGCCAGCGTCCGCGCCGCTGTGGACGCGAGAAGAGCCGCCCACCCGGGATCGTCATGATGGCGCACGGGGATCGCCTCGACCGCGGCCCGGCCGCCCGCATCGAGCACATCGGCGAGCGAGTCGTAGGACGCGATCAGCTCGGATGCGGCCGAGAGCGCTTCGTCTGATGGGGCGAGCTTCGGGGAGTCGTCGCTCCAGGCCTTCTCCACCCGCACCTGGCGCTTCGGGATGACGAGCCGCAGGACGTCGGAGGCGGAGCCCGCAGCGCGATCGGCGGCGCGGCGCGCGAGGCGGTAGAGACGCTCCGGAAGCACCGCCACAGGGGATACGACGCTGTCGACCTCGGACAGTGGCCTGTCGCCATCGTGTTCGGTGTCGAGTTCGACGACGTAGCCGTCGATGACACGACCGGCGGTACGCAGGGGCACACGCACGCGCACGCCCAGAGGGACGTCTCCGAGCTCCGCAGGCACGGCGTAGTCGAAGAGACGATCCAACTGTGGAAGCGGCGAGTCCAAGAGCACGCGCGCGATCCTCCGACTCTGCGATGTCAGAGGAGAAGGGACGCCATCAGGCATGCGGCCCTCAGAGTCCTGCAGCGCGCCGCAGCTCTTCCGCGCGGTCGGTGCGCTCCCACGTGAACTCCGGCAACTCCCGTCCGAAGTGCCCGTAGGCGGCGGTCTGCGCGTAGATCGGGCGCAGGAGGTCGAGCTGCTCGATGATCGCCTGGGGACGCAGATCGAAGACCTCGTCGATGGCGCGCGTGATCACCTCGTCGGACACCTTGCCCGTGCCGAATGTCTCGACGTAGAGACCGACCGGACGAGCGACCCCGATCGCGTAGGCGACCTGGACCTCGAGACGGTCGGCGAGTCCTGCGGCGACCGCGTTCTTGGCCACCCAGCGCGTGGCATAGGCGCCGGAGCGGTCGACCTTCGAGGGATCCTTACCACTGAAGGCACCGCCACCATGTCGCGCCGCTCCGCCGTAGGTGTCGATGATGATCTTGCGTCCGGTGAGTCCGGCATCGCCCTTGGGGCCGCCCGTCACGAACGGACCGGCGGGGTTGATGTAGTACGTGAGGTCGCCGAGATCGAGCCCCGTGGAGGCCAGGATCGGATCGATCACGTGCTCGCGCACCTGAGCCTTGAGGTCGTCCTGCGAGATGTCGGGGTGGTGCTGGGTCGACAGCACGACGGCATCCACGGTCTTGGGGGTGAAGCCCTCATATCCGAGAGTGACCTGGGTCTTGCCGTCCGGGCGCAGGAACGGCAGCGCACCCGATCGTCGGACCTCGCTGAGCCGCTCCGCGATGCGATGCGCGGTCCACGCAGCCATGGGCATGAGCTGCGGGGTCTCGTTCGTCGCGAAGCCGAACATGATGCCCTGGTCGCCAGCGCCGAGGCCGTCGAGAGGATCGATGGAGCCGCCGTCGCGGTGCTCCTGGGCGTTGTCGACGCCGTGGGCGATGTCGGTCGACTGCTCTCCCACCGAGATGCTCACACCGCAGGAGTCTCCGTCGAAGCCGGTCTCGCTCGAGGTGTAGCCGATGCCGTTGACCACCTGGCGGACGATCGTCGGGATGTCGACGTACGCCTCGGTGCGGATCTCGCCGGCGACGTGGACGAGACCGGTGGTCACCAGCGTCTCGACGGCCACCCGGGAGCCGGGGTCTTTCGCGATGAGTCCGTCGAGGATGCTGTCCGAGATCTGGTCGCAGATCTTGTCGGGGTGCCCCTCGGTGACGGACTCGGACGTGAACAGACGCAGCGCGCTCATCAGGGCTCCAGAACGGAATCGGACAGCAGGAAGGGGGTGGCTCCCATGATGGACCGCACCGCCGACATCAGTCGGCGGTGCGGTCATCGGACGTCACTCGGCGTGACGGAGGCGGAGCTTGTCCTCGTTGATCTCGTGCAGAGCGATGGTCAGCGGCTTGTCCTCGACGGACGAGTCGACGAGCGGCCCGACGTTGTCGAACAGGTTGCCCTCGTGGAGGTCGGAGTAGTAGTCGTTGATCTGACGGGCGCGCTTGGCGGCGTAGATCACGAGCTCGTACTTCGAGTCGACCCGGTCGAGCAGGTTGTCGATGGGGGGATCGATGATTCCGTTGGTGTGGTGTCCGGCCATGGTGGGACCTCCTGATCAGGCGACGGGATCGTCGCGAAGACGGTGAAGCGGGCGCGCGAAGACGCTCAGCGCGCAGAGCTCGAAGACAATTCTACGACCTCCGCGGCCGCATCGGCGACGTCCTCGTTCACGATGAGGTGGTCGAACTCGTTCTGCGCCGCCAATTCGACCTTCGCGGTGCGCAGTCTGCGAGCGCGTTCCTCCGCGCCCTCCGTGCCTCGTCCGACCAGCCGCTGGACGAGTTCGTCCCAGGTCGGAGGCAGCAGGAAGATGAGCGTGGCTGCAGGCTCCGCCTTGCGCACCTGGCGCGCGCCCTGCAGGTCGATCTCGAGCAGCACGGTCTTGCCTGCAGCGAGAGCGGCGTCGATCGGAGCCCGCGGCGTGCCGTAGCGCGACTTGTTGTGGACGACGGCGTACTCCAGGAGTTCGTCGTCTGCGATCAGACGGTCGAACTCCGCATCGTCGACGAAGTAGTAGTGCACGCCATCGATCTCGCCAGGTCGCGGTGCGCGCGTCGTCGCCGAGACCGACAGATGGATCTCGGGGTTGTGCTCACGGATGTGGGCGGCGACGGTGCCCTTGCCGACTGCCGTGGGCCCGGCGAGCACGAGCAGACGGCTTCGTGCGCCACGCGGCTCGAGCAGCGGGAAGCGCGCGTCGAGCCACTGCGAGAGCGCCACCCGCTGGCGGACGCCGAGCCCTCCCAGTCGCTTGACCGGCGAGATGTGCAGCTCTGCCAGGATGCGGTCGCGCTTGCCCGCGCCGATCGCGGGGAGAGCGAGCAGGAAGTCCGTGATGCGCATGGACCCCTCGACCGAGTCCGGGTCTGCGGTCGCCCGCTCGAGCACGGCCTGCGGTGTGACGACACGCGTGGTCAGATCGCGCTTGAGCGATGCGCGGGCGCGGCGTCGTTCGACCGCCTTGCGTGCGGCGGCAGCGCGGTCGACCTCGGGGACGGGACGGGACTCAGCCACGGCCGGCCTCCCTGTACTCTGCGACGCGGGCGTCGATGGCGGCGGCGAGACCGGCGGGTCCGGCCGAGAGGATGCTGCGGCTCTCGCTCGCGATGACGGCGGCGCTCATCGAACCGAACCGGCGGTGCAGGTCTGACGGCGTCGCACCCTGCGTGCCGAATCCCGGAGCGAGGATGGGTGCCACCGGTGCGAAGGCGGCGATGCCGGCATCCGTCCAGTCCACGGTCGCGCCGATGACGAAGCCGAAGCTCCCCCACTCCCCTGCGGGCGTGTGCTCGGTGTTGCGCGCCGAGACGACCGAGACGATGTCCGCCGAGACGGCACGGCCGGTCTCGGAGATCGAGCGCTGCAGCACCTCGGCTTCGGGGTTGCTCGTGGCAGCCAGCACGAACAGACCCTTGTCGTGCTGATCGGCGAGGGCGAAGGCGCCGTCGAGCGCGCCGACACCCAGGAACGGGTTCACGGTGAGGGCGTCGGCCTCGAGCGGAGACCCCGGGGTGAGCCAGGCAGCCGCGTAGGCGTCCATGGTCGACCCGATGTCGCCGCGCTTGGCATCCGCGATCACGAGGAGGCCGGCGTCCCTCGCAGCCGCGATGACCTCTTCGAGCGCCGCGAATCCTGCGGATCCGAAGCGCTCGAAGAACGACACCTGAGGCTTCACGATCGCGGCACGGCCCGCCGCGGCCTCGACCGTGCGCAGCCCGAACTCCCGGACGCCCGACGCGTCGTCGCCGAGGCCCCAGGATCCGAGCAGGGCGGCGTGCGGGTCGATGCCCACGCACAGCGGGCCGTGCGCCGCGAGGGCGACACGGACCCGTTCGCCGAAGCGTGCGCTCACACTGCGGCCTTCCGGTCGAGGGCGTACTCCTGCAGGCTCTTCACCTGGAAGCCCTCGTGCGCTGCGTCCATACCGCTCACGGCGGCGCCGAGCACCGCCATCGTGGTGAACAGCGCCTTGTCGGCCGCGACAGCCGCCGCGCGGATCTCATAGCCGTCTGCACGCGCCGCGCCCCCGGACGGGGTGTTCACGACGATGTCGATCGAGCCGTCGTTGATGAGGTCGACGATGTTCGTCGCGCCGGACTCCTGGGTCTCGCTGTACTTCTCGACCACCGTCACCGCGATGCCGTTGCGCGAGAGGATCTCGGCAGTGCCCTCGGTGGCCACGATCGTGAACCCCAGCTGCTGCAGGCGATGCGCCGGCAGGATCACGGCGCGCTTGTCGGAGTCCGCGACCGAGATGAACACCGTGCCGGAGGTCGGCATTCCGCCGTACGCGGCCGCCTGGCTCTTGGCGAACGCGGTCGGGAAGTCGCGGTCGATGCCCATGACCTCGCCGGTCGAGCGCATCTCCGGGCCGAGGATCGAGTCGACGGTCTTGCCGTCGGCCGTACGGAACCGCTTGAACGGAAGCACGGCCTCCTTGACCGAGACGGGGGCGTCGAGGGGCACTCGCGAGCCGTCCTGCTCGGGCAGCATGCCCTCGGCGCGGAGCTCCGCGATCGTCGACCCCACCATCACACGGCTCGCGGCCTTGGCCATCGGGATGCCCAGCGCCTTCGAGACGAAGGGCACGGTGCGGCTCGCGCGCGGGTTCGCCTCGATCACGTAGAGGACGCCGGCGCTGATCGCGAACTGCACGTTGAGCAGGCCACGGACGCCCACGCCCTTCGCGATCGCGAGTGTCGCCTCGCGCACCCGGTCGATGTCGGTGCGGCCGAGCGAGACGGGCGGAAGGGTGCAGCTCGAGTCGCCCGAGTGGATGCCGGCCTCTTCGAGGTGCTCCATCACGCCGCCGATGAACAGTTCGGTGCCGTCGTAGAGGGCGTCGACATCGAGCTCGATCGCGTCATCGAGGAAGCGATCGACGAGCAGGGGCTTGCCCTCCTCGATGATGACCTCGCCCGCCGTGCGCACGAAGTACTCGCGCAGCGACTCGGAGCTGTAGACGATCTCCATGCCGCGTCCGCCGAGCACGAAGCTCGGACGCACGAGCACCGGGTATCCGATCTCCTCGGCGACGGCCACCGCGCCGTCCGCGTCCACAGCGGTGCCGTGGCGCGGGGCGATGAGGCCTGCCGTGTCGAGCAGCTGCGAGAACAGCTCGCGCTCCTCGGCGATGTCGATGGCCTCCGGGCTGGTGCCGAGCACCTGGTAGCCGGCTGCCTCGATGCCCTTTGCGAGCCCCAGCGGCGTCTGGCCGCCGAGCTGGCAGACGACTCCGAGGATGGTGCCGCTCGCGGCTTCCGCGTCGAGCACCTCCAGCACGTCCTCCAGCGTGAGCGGCTCGAAGTAGAGCCGGTCGGACGTGTCGTAGTCGGTGGACACCGTCTCGGGGTTGCAGTTGACCATGATGGTCTCGAAGCCGGCATCCGAGAGGGCGAACGACGCGTGCACGCACGAGTAGTCGAACTCGACGCCCTGGCCGATGCGGTTCGGACCCGATCCGATGATCACGACCTTGGTGCGATCGGACG
This genomic interval carries:
- the metK gene encoding methionine adenosyltransferase; its protein translation is MSALRLFTSESVTEGHPDKICDQISDSILDGLIAKDPGSRVAVETLVTTGLVHVAGEIRTEAYVDIPTIVRQVVNGIGYTSSETGFDGDSCGVSISVGEQSTDIAHGVDNAQEHRDGGSIDPLDGLGAGDQGIMFGFATNETPQLMPMAAWTAHRIAERLSEVRRSGALPFLRPDGKTQVTLGYEGFTPKTVDAVVLSTQHHPDISQDDLKAQVREHVIDPILASTGLDLGDLTYYINPAGPFVTGGPKGDAGLTGRKIIIDTYGGAARHGGGAFSGKDPSKVDRSGAYATRWVAKNAVAAGLADRLEVQVAYAIGVARPVGLYVETFGTGKVSDEVITRAIDEVFDLRPQAIIEQLDLLRPIYAQTAAYGHFGRELPEFTWERTDRAEELRRAAGL
- the rpoZ gene encoding DNA-directed RNA polymerase subunit omega, with translation MAGHHTNGIIDPPIDNLLDRVDSKYELVIYAAKRARQINDYYSDLHEGNLFDNVGPLVDSSVEDKPLTIALHEINEDKLRLRHAE
- the gmk gene encoding guanylate kinase is translated as MAESRPVPEVDRAAAARKAVERRRARASLKRDLTTRVVTPQAVLERATADPDSVEGSMRITDFLLALPAIGAGKRDRILAELHISPVKRLGGLGVRQRVALSQWLDARFPLLEPRGARSRLLVLAGPTAVGKGTVAAHIREHNPEIHLSVSATTRAPRPGEIDGVHYYFVDDAEFDRLIADDELLEYAVVHNKSRYGTPRAPIDAALAAGKTVLLEIDLQGARQVRKAEPAATLIFLLPPTWDELVQRLVGRGTEGAEERARRLRTAKVELAAQNEFDHLIVNEDVADAAAEVVELSSSSAR
- the pyrF gene encoding orotidine-5'-phosphate decarboxylase, yielding MSARFGERVRVALAAHGPLCVGIDPHAALLGSWGLGDDASGVREFGLRTVEAAAGRAAIVKPQVSFFERFGSAGFAALEEVIAAARDAGLLVIADAKRGDIGSTMDAYAAAWLTPGSPLEADALTVNPFLGVGALDGAFALADQHDKGLFVLAATSNPEAEVLQRSISETGRAVSADIVSVVSARNTEHTPAGEWGSFGFVIGATVDWTDAGIAAFAPVAPILAPGFGTQGATPSDLHRRFGSMSAAVIASESRSILSAGPAGLAAAIDARVAEYREAGRG
- the carB gene encoding carbamoyl-phosphate synthase large subunit, which encodes MPKRDDINSVLVIGSGPIVIGQACEFDYSGTQACRVLREEGVRVILVNSNPATIMTDPDFADATYIEPITWQVIETIIAKERPDAILPTLGGQTALNAAIELHNHGILEKYDVELIGASFEAINKGEDRQIFKQLVLDAGADVARSIIAHTMDDLLEGAAELGYPLVVRPSFTMGGLGSGFAYDEADLRRIGGAGLRDSPTTEVLLEESILGWKEYELELMRDTADNTVVVCSIENVDPVGVHTGDSITVAPALTLTDREYQKLRDIGIDIIRAVGVDTGGCNIQFAIDPSNGRIIVIEMNPRVSRSSALASKATGFPIAKLAAKLALGYRLDEIPNDITGVTPASFEPTLDYVVVKVPRFAFEKFPAADATLTTTMKSVGEAMAIGRNYATALQKALRSLEKRGSSFHWGAESRSVDELLEISKVPTDGRIVTLQQALRKGATVEQAFEATAIDPWFIDQIVLINEVAEIVRTAPELDAATLRYAKEHGFSDAQIAELRGEKEAEIRGVRHGLGIRPVFKTVDTCAGEFPALTPYHYSSYDFETEVTPSDRTKVVIIGSGPNRIGQGVEFDYSCVHASFALSDAGFETIMVNCNPETVSTDYDTSDRLYFEPLTLEDVLEVLDAEAASGTILGVVCQLGGQTPLGLAKGIEAAGYQVLGTSPEAIDIAEERELFSQLLDTAGLIAPRHGTAVDADGAVAVAEEIGYPVLVRPSFVLGGRGMEIVYSSESLREYFVRTAGEVIIEEGKPLLVDRFLDDAIELDVDALYDGTELFIGGVMEHLEEAGIHSGDSSCTLPPVSLGRTDIDRVREATLAIAKGVGVRGLLNVQFAISAGVLYVIEANPRASRTVPFVSKALGIPMAKAASRVMVGSTIAELRAEGMLPEQDGSRVPLDAPVSVKEAVLPFKRFRTADGKTVDSILGPEMRSTGEVMGIDRDFPTAFAKSQAAAYGGMPTSGTVFISVADSDKRAVILPAHRLQQLGFTIVATEGTAEILSRNGIAVTVVEKYSETQESGATNIVDLINDGSIDIVVNTPSGGAARADGYEIRAAAVAADKALFTTMAVLGAAVSGMDAAHEGFQVKSLQEYALDRKAAV